CTAGTCCCTTACTGGTAGCATTTAGCTGGTGAATGACAGCAGGAAGGATGGCACCAGTCAAAGCTAGTGAGATCTTCCTTCTTTTCTCAAACAAGACCATTGTCTTGATCCTAATTACATCTACAAGGGAGTTTAGTGGCAGGTCTTTGAGATGTTTGATCCAAGCATTCCAGCACTCAGCAAGATTATTGTTTATGTAGTCACCTTAATGTCTACTGAGAACTTGCTTCTAGCCCAGAGTAACTTGTGATGCTGATGTCTGCTGAACCTGCAACAACCTTGGCCATGAGCCTCTCATACTTCTCCTCTGTGTAAGCTCTAGCTGTTGGCCACATGTATTGACTCAACAATGAACCACTGCCCTGCCCTTGAGAAAACCTTTTCTTCATGTTATCCATCAAATGCCTAAAGCATTCCCTCTGCTCTACCCTTGGGAATACCTATTTAACTGCAGCCTCTAGACCCTTGCAGGCATCTGTGCACACATCTAGTTTGTCTAATGGACCAAGTGCCTTGCCTAACTGCTCCATGAACCAAATCCAGTTCTCTTTGGTCTTAGAATCAAAGAAACCAAATGCTATTGGAAACATCCAATTATGCCCATCTATAGCATTGGCTACAGGCATGTGTCCATTCCACTGCCCATTGAGAGCAGTGGAATCTATACTAATGTATGGCCTGCAGCCCTCTAGGAAGCCATCTATACTACCCTTGAATGCATAGAAAAATCTACTAAAATGAACCTTCTTGCCTACTTTCACAGTGTCTATCTCAACAACACTACCTGGGGACCTAAGCTCTATCTCTGCTTTGAATCTGAATAACCAATCAAATGAATTGTCCCACTTACCAAAAAGCTTATCTGCAGCCCTCTGCCTACCATACCGGCAAGTTTGGTAATTTATGTTGATCTTGTATTTCTTCTcaagttcttctttgagctcCCTTGCCCCCATCTAAGGCTTGTCTTTAAGCAGAGGCACTGCTCTCTCTGCAATCCATGCCTGGGATGCCATCCTGTTCAAAACTCTCCTTCTTGAGGCACAAGTATGCACATTAGAGTTTATTTGTATctgcaaacaaacaaacaaacaagcaagccaacattaGACTATATTTATGAACTAAGTTTCATACAAACCACAAAACAGCAGGTTAACTAGATCAAAGAAATAGTGACATGTTCTAGAACAAAAAATAGTTAGTAATATATACCCTGACACTGTTATCTCTCTGAGTTCTAGCTCTAATAATCCACTTGCATCCTTTTGATTTGCAAAATCCTCTAAACCTTTCAGGATCAGATTTCTTAGTGCCCAACTCAAACTCTTTGACTATATCATGTTGCTTAACTACCAATCTGAATCCAAGCATTGATGGATACAGTGTGCCTACAAACATGTCAGGATTGTCTCTATCATAGAAAAACAAGGGCTCAGTTGCTTCATTGTCATCAACAGGGATAGC
This sequence is a window from Miscanthus floridulus cultivar M001 chromosome 10, ASM1932011v1, whole genome shotgun sequence. Protein-coding genes within it:
- the LOC136489568 gene encoding uncharacterized protein, whose protein sequence is MGARELKEELEKKYKININYQTCRYGRQRAADKLFGKWDNSFDWLFRFKAEIELRSPGSVVEIDTVKVGKKVHFSRFFYAFKGSIDGFLEGCRPYISIDSTALNGQWNGHMPVANAIDGHNWMFPIAFGFFDSKTKENWIWFMEQLGKALGPLDKLDVCTDACKGLEAAVK